The stretch of DNA CTACTGGCGCTTCGAGGGTGGGCCGGAATGGTTTGGCAGATGGAAACCAATGCGGACTGGGCACCGCGGCCAGCGGCGAAAGGCAGTTTGGTTGAATTCTTGGCGATTCGTCTATTGCTAGACCGACTTTCGATAACGCAGGTGGTTCGCGATTCGCTTGACGATGCGATACCACTCGACCAAGTGCGTCAGCGGATCGATACCGGATTAGCGTTCAGCCAAAAAGATCGAGTTGAACAACGAGCGTTTAACGTTTTTCAGCTCGCTCAGGTACGTGGATGGTTGCCGAGAAACTTGCAAAGTCTGACTCGTGAGCAGTGGCGGACCCTAGTCAGTGAAATTGAAGCCTTTGGAAGTTTGGACCGAAGACGTATCTACCATCGCGCTTACGAACGCAAGTATCGTAATGAAACGCTCGACGCCATCATTTCGCACGGTGAACATACGATTGACCCGCTACCCGAGCCGAAGTTCGTGCTTGTTACCTGCATCGATGATCGAGAGGAGTCGTTCCGCCGCCACGTTGAAGAAGTGGAACCGAACTGTGAAACGGTGGGCATCGCCGGGTTCTACGGTACAGCGATGTACTATCGCGGCGCAGAGGACGCTCACTTTAAGCCGCTGTGCCCGGTTTCGATCAAGCCGAAACACTATGTGATCGAAGAACCCTTGTATTCGTTGTCGGAAGTAGAGCGACGGCGATCGCAAACACGCAAACGAATCGGCGCGATCACTCATCGAACGCACTTGGGGACGCGTTCACTGCTGGGCGGGCTGGTGACCACGTTGGCTGGCTCTCTTGCTGCGTTTCCCTTGGTAGGTCGGATTCTATTTCCACGCACGGTTGCTCGGTTGCGGTCTCGCTTGCACGGTATCATCGAACCGCCAAGTACCCAATTAAGATACGAACGGCTGGACCCTGATCCTGGCAGCCAGAACGGGAAGTTGGGTTTTTCAGTCGATGAAATGGCATCGATTGTTGAGAACACGCTGCGATCCGCCGGGATGACTCATCGTTGGTCGAAATTGATTGTGTTTCTTGGCCATGGTTCGACCAGTCTGAACAATCCCCATGAGTCGGCTTACAACTGTGGTGCTTGCGCCGGTAGTCGTGGTGGCCCTAATGCGCGAGCGTTTGCCTTGATGGCGAATGATCATCGCGTTCGCAATCGCCTTGTCGATCGAGGGTTGAGCATTCCGGATGACACTTGGTTCGTGGGTGGCTATCACGACACAACGAATGATTCAGTCACCTTCGCAGATCTAGATCGTTTACCGGTTTCGCACCGTGCAAAGTTTGAATCGCTGGTTGAAGTTATCGACGAGGCTCGGCAACGCAATGCTCACGAGCGGTGTCGACGATTCGAATCGGCTCCCTTGGACATTTCCTTCAAAGATGCTTTAGAGCATGTTGAAGATCGACCCGAGGATTTGTCGCAAGCCCGTCCGGAGTACAACCACGCGACGAATTCATTGTGCTTGGTGGGGCGTCGGTCTTGGAGTCGCGGTTTGTTCTTAGATCGTCGCTCGTTCCTGACATCCTATGATCCTTCGCAAGACGACGAGCAAGGCTCGATTTTAGAGGGCATTCTACGAGCGGCCATTCCCGTGTGTGCGGGCATTAGCCTTGAATATTATTTCTCAACGGTTGATGTGGAAGGCTACGGATGTGGATCGAAGTTGCCTCACAACATCACTTCGCTGCTCGGCGTGATGTCGGGATCGGCCAGTGATTTGCGTCCCGGACTATCAGCTCAGATGGTTGAGATTCACGAGCCGATGCGAATCCTTTTTGTCATTGAAACCACTCAAGAGATTATGAATCGGATCGTTGCCAATAACCCCGCCATCAAACAATTGATCCAAGGGGGATGGGTGCAACTAGCGATTCTCAACAGCGAAACATCACACATCCATCGATACGTCCGCGGGGAATTCGTCGTTTACGCCCCACACACCAGGGAAATTCCAGTCGTCGGCACTTCCATAAATTGGTACCGAAATCACCGCGATCATTTGGGGTTCGCAACGGTCGAGGCTTCACTTCATCCAACGATCAAAACTGAGGACGGACGCTCATGAATATTGATGCTTGGTTCTACGCCCTAGGGTTGCTGGTCGTCGTGTGTCCGACAGTTTTGTTGGCTGTGTTCGGAATCGCGCCACTTTTTGATCTGCGACTAAGCGAGCGCGTCGTTGCCCGGTTCACCGAGATTTCGGTGATCACAGGTCTAACCGCATCCCTTGCCATTTTGGTCTTGATGTTGGTTACGGGAAGACGCGATGTGCCCATCGAAATTGGCGATTGGGTTGTGATTCCGCAACAACATTTTCACTTTCATTTGAAGTTCGTATTCGATCGGCTATCGGTTCCGTTTGTAATCCTGTCGTTCGTACTGGTGGGAACAATCGGCGCTTTTGCTAGCCGTTATTTGCACCGCGAGCGAGGATACCACCGTTTCTTTGTGCTTTACGCCGTGTTCTTGTTGGGCATGGTCGTGTCATCATTGGCTGGAACCATTGAGACATTGTTCTTCGGGTGGGAGTTCGTGGGACTGTCCTCGGCTTTGTTGGTTGCGTACTTTCACGAACATCGCAATCCAGTTCGCAACGGGCTTAGTGTTTGGGTGATCTACCGGATCGCGGACGCTGCATTCTTGATCGCGGCGATTACGTTGCACCACTTAACCGGCGGCGGTGATTTTGACGGCTTGATGGGGACGGGAGCTTGGCCTGAAGGTCACGCTTCCATTTCAAGTTCTCATGCGTTGTTTGTGGGGTTGTTGTTATTAGTTGCGGCAGCGGGCAAGTCCGCTTTGGTTCCCTTCTCGGGCTGGCTTCCCAGGGCGATGGAAGGGCCAACGCCATCGAGTGCGATTTTCTACGGAGCATTGTCCGTTCACTTAGGTGCTTT from Rubripirellula amarantea encodes:
- a CDS encoding DUF2309 domain-containing protein, with amino-acid sequence MPVIEQSKDSHVGGTSQTDLYEAIRGAVDHAAHLLPAQGPITVFVHHNTLHAFEHLNFDAGVQAGGRLFNCHAYLPEDRYQAELARGRIRVEDLDAVLQEDLGDEADRLVATFGTRYALRLAMMQFPLHSGPPHELRWVVAETDALRKFRQEVDPVMRENLITQTRKWCLDLLDGAPGNSSEIQRELVCDLERYDAHSWELSKWEPFTLKFLWRVCCAGVTTITNDDGGAVIPSSPRRHRDILLDQVGEDSDQNVHDVLIRYCSMFLDQGFADWDELPRDIGFYDAFLHLYCQRLAAPTRWMSSLQTECRRLKSQNVGPLDSIAQSLVALGVDAEEYESYITHSLLALRGWAGMVWQMETNADWAPRPAAKGSLVEFLAIRLLLDRLSITQVVRDSLDDAIPLDQVRQRIDTGLAFSQKDRVEQRAFNVFQLAQVRGWLPRNLQSLTREQWRTLVSEIEAFGSLDRRRIYHRAYERKYRNETLDAIISHGEHTIDPLPEPKFVLVTCIDDREESFRRHVEEVEPNCETVGIAGFYGTAMYYRGAEDAHFKPLCPVSIKPKHYVIEEPLYSLSEVERRRSQTRKRIGAITHRTHLGTRSLLGGLVTTLAGSLAAFPLVGRILFPRTVARLRSRLHGIIEPPSTQLRYERLDPDPGSQNGKLGFSVDEMASIVENTLRSAGMTHRWSKLIVFLGHGSTSLNNPHESAYNCGACAGSRGGPNARAFALMANDHRVRNRLVDRGLSIPDDTWFVGGYHDTTNDSVTFADLDRLPVSHRAKFESLVEVIDEARQRNAHERCRRFESAPLDISFKDALEHVEDRPEDLSQARPEYNHATNSLCLVGRRSWSRGLFLDRRSFLTSYDPSQDDEQGSILEGILRAAIPVCAGISLEYYFSTVDVEGYGCGSKLPHNITSLLGVMSGSASDLRPGLSAQMVEIHEPMRILFVIETTQEIMNRIVANNPAIKQLIQGGWVQLAILNSETSHIHRYVRGEFVVYAPHTREIPVVGTSINWYRNHRDHLGFATVEASLHPTIKTEDGRS
- a CDS encoding proton-conducting transporter transmembrane domain-containing protein → MNIDAWFYALGLLVVVCPTVLLAVFGIAPLFDLRLSERVVARFTEISVITGLTASLAILVLMLVTGRRDVPIEIGDWVVIPQQHFHFHLKFVFDRLSVPFVILSFVLVGTIGAFASRYLHRERGYHRFFVLYAVFLLGMVVSSLAGTIETLFFGWEFVGLSSALLVAYFHEHRNPVRNGLSVWVIYRIADAAFLIAAITLHHLTGGGDFDGLMGTGAWPEGHASISSSHALFVGLLLLVAAAGKSALVPFSGWLPRAMEGPTPSSAIFYGALSVHLGAFLLLRVSPLLEASWVLSACVVAIGVVSAIFGSLAARVQTDIKSALAFASLTQVGIIVAEIGLGFRYLALIHIIGHACVRTLQLLRAPTLLHDYHSLENAIGGQLSHSPTVWSRWLPIEVRLWIYRISIERGFMDAVLNDYIAHPFVLVFRKCDSWERAWTDWLSGGKSRESDDVKPTPSSLEEFI